A region of the Gouania willdenowi chromosome 1, fGouWil2.1, whole genome shotgun sequence genome:
GTCCATGAGCTCCAGTCCACCGGAACAAAGCAGCTTTGAGCCCCGCAGCAGAGCTTCCTCCTCCCGCCGCCTGTGCGGTCCGTCCGTGGGTCAGCAGAGTTTCATCTCCCGTAAAGGGCAAAGTAAACTTATGAAGGAGACCCtccccctacacacacactgccCTGTCACTCCAATGACGTCACAGCTACGTTACACAGTCAGTCAGGTCCCATTATAATTactcattaatattaatataataaataattaatactaattaacTGATTTAAATACATGTTCGTACACTGccaactataaaaaaaataaataaaaaagtcccaaaataacctaaataaaaaaaaaaaaaacatgagaaatTCTTATTCTCAATAAATTACGATAAGAGGAAAATAAGATGTGGGGGTGGGACCCATCAATTAAACTTAACTGCatttcaaaaattatttttatctctattgattgaaaatattttacaaatacatCTTTTATAATGAACCTCACAATAATGGCCATatttaacatgaaaaaaaaaaaaatctcaatatgACTATTATGTTTACTTCAAGAAAAACGTGGAAACACTTTTACTGTAAATCCAACTTACCTTACTGTGACgcctgtacattttttttgtttttattactgTATACATTCTTGTTCTATTAAATTGTAAGCCTGAGGATTTTGTCTATAAAGTTGAAGGAAAAAGGTCCCCAAAAAGAGCCCTTTTGAGCTGTGAAATGATCTTACTGTACCTCCAACATCTAGTTTGTCTCCTACATGATTGTATACAGCCTGgctaaaatgaaataaaataaaacctctACCAGGACATTCTGACCTGATCTATAATAGGGCTAACGCACGCTTCACTTCCACGTTTGAGTGAAGACCGTGAAAGAACTTCTGGTTCCTAACCTACTGTATTATGACAAATGACTATAGTTTCCAAATTAATCTCACACAACAGCAGCGGACGTTTTATAACATTTGCATAAGCTGCTGACGTTTCGCTGATAGTTTTTTCCCGTTATTCAGAGTTGCTCGTTTATGTTTAGCTTCATTTCCTCCTCGGGGTCCTCGGAAGATGAGTTGATCGCTTTCTTGCTCCCAACACCAGGACGAGGGGCAGGAAGGGAGTAattattccattaaaaaaaaaacatggacagcTCCACTGACGCCCCTTGTGCATTTGATCGTTCCTTCATGTCAGGATTAAGGTTTTCCACTCTTTTTTTGTAGCTCATCCTCTTGTGGGAAGATAAAAATATTCAAAGCACAACTATATCTAGCTGAAGCTCTACACCTAGGACGCAACAGTGATATCTTGCTGTGCTATCTCCTCGTGTTTGGAAGGTGAACTTCCTCCTTTTGGACGTCATTGTTTAGGAACACAAGAACACACagcataaaaaaacataactgtgaaaaatatgtttcaaaatGGTGACGGTAACAGGAAATACTTCAGTCTTATTTTCAACCAAAAATACGTCACGTCTCACTGTAAATATAGCTCGTACTTAAAGTCACGGTGCACAAAGTTTTATTGCAGTATGTTGttttacaaacaacaacaaaccacgCAATCAAGCAAACACAAGAGAATTAATAATGTACAATACACACATGTTGCATGcagaactatatatatatatatatatatatatatatatatatgttttttttcaattgaaaccagttttaattttttagagaacaaaataatatgaaaataaTAGCACTATTCCTATTGAGTTTTCACAAACCTACATCAAGTCACAGCATGTTTGAACTCAGAAAACTCCAGGAGGCAAAAACAGAACACTCTACACATGCATTGGTTTATATTTCTAAAGAAAAACTCTATAACAGAAACAGCATCTGAATATAGGACATGTTGGTCCAAAACAACGAGTAACTCAAACTCCTTGGAGGTCAGTGTCTTTTCTTTGGAGCTCAAGGACTATTAGCTACAGAAAACTCAGGAAACCTAACACTCAATGTCAGCCATGATGCTGTGAACCCAAATGTCCTTGTCCTCTACTTTGGTGTCCACCAGGTAAACGGTTAACCTGCGCTCCCAGGAATCACCGCTGACCTCGGACAGTTCCTGCACATGCTCCACTTGCGCAACCAGTGCTCTGTTCTCCACATGGTTTCTGAATAGCATGGATGCACGTTCTGACCACTGGCAATGCTTCACTCCTgttaaaagacaaaataaatgtcTATGCTGAATTAAATCTCTTCAAATCATCTCTTTATCGGTGCACCACCAAGTAAAGACAGGACACTCTAACCCAGGGTTGTCaagctcattttagttcagggaccaaatataaTGTAGTTTAATCTtcagtgggctgcagattttaggggggaaaacaaattaatacaataattaattacaagcaGGAGAAATAgatgcaaataaaaatgtagaaggttcattttgagtgtttctcCCTTGCATTGGTAACCATCTACCAAAGTGGTCCAAGGAATGAAATGCAATGAACCAGTTTattttgcactgtttttatagtttttttttccccctttacTGTGGTTATTGTTATGTTGcatttttgataattttttcactatgattattgttaattttgcgcagttttggtaagtgtttttttactgtatttaaatgtttattttgcacagtttttTTATACTTATTTAATGTCAACTTTGCAGTGTTTTATTCAGGTTGTTATTGTTAAGactttaatatataataaatctatttaaatataatcttggtgaaattatttcaatttatcagtgttttttcaacattttgaagacattttaaaaaatactgaGCATAGGCAGGTGTTGACTGGGCCTACAGGTCTGACACAgtcagagttcacagcaaacaggTGAAAGCAGTTTtaattgttatgctgcaaaaagTAGAACAAACGACCAGCAGCGCTAAAGCCAGCATCCAAGTTAAACActcttttctctactgcatacaATGGAGAGGGAGattgttttataatttttgttgatttcaaTCTGTTTATAAGTTTTTATAATGTTGATTTTTTAATCTGTTGATGTTTTCTGATGCTGCACCTTTAAccgtgtaaagcacattgaattgcttGGTGTATGAGATGcgctttgccacatttttggaaaatatgGTATAACGCTTTTTCGTGTAGAGGAACATGAATGTGGAACAACAACTCCGACTAACCAGACCAGAGACATTTGTAACATCTACAATACACAACAAGTTTCATTGTATATCATTCATACAGCAGCACATGTATTATTCCACTCACCTGCCAGTTGTGGCAGCAATAGCTTGAAACGGCAGCTGTCTGAAACTCCTCTATCAGTGGCCGGTATGAGAGAGCACTGGACAACTCATGTTTACCATGATCCAGTTCGTAAACAGAAGCTAACCCATTGGACAGCACCGCTTTCACCTGCACGCGATACCAGCTGCAAAACAAACAGATGATTATATTATCATAATCTGAAAGAATATTTCAAATTTACATGACTTTACAGAGGTTTCAGAACAGGTAATAACAGAGTATGTTTTATGAGTGTTTGTCAAAGCAAAGCGTCGGTGGTGCAGTTAACAATACAAGATTGTTGACATTCAGTTCCTAGCACTAATTCGTCtccaagaaaaaaaaccccctgAGTTTTAACAAGTATGCACGTTAGACAAATAAGTTACACTAATAACATCATGCACCTACTTTCTGTCAACCCTGGCAGCGTAGATCTCTCCTTTTTTAATGGGCGTGGATGGACTGGCAATCCCTGTCTGGTTGTAGTAAAGAACCATCTCCCCAATCAACACCACCAGTTTATGTAGATCGTCCCATCGCTGCAGCACAAAGTAACCTGGGTGACAGGCCACTGACACAAACACATCCAGATTCTGCCCGTTctgaaatcaaacaaacaagaTTAAAAGCATCTCAACTCGGGCCGGGACAAAGTAATCGATGACGTCGACGCAAAAAATACGTAGACGCAAAATTGAGCACTGATGCATCGTTTGACCAAAACAAAGTAGGCGGCGCCGAAGAATAACTAACGCGAGTCGCTCTTCCGAGTTTCAAAAGTACAAGGTAGCGAAGGCACGCACTCGTTCCAAGGTAGCTGTTCCCATAACCCTCTTCCTTTATCCTGGGTGTGACCGGACGGCAGCACGCCAACGAGACAAGCAGGAAACACCCGCCGTGACATCAgcggcggcagcagcagcacacgcgcacacaccgAGCCAAGCATAAAAAAACACCTTTACAACAGAGGCCATCAAATGGCTCTCACCATTAAAATATGAACCAAAAAAGCTTTGCTCTTTTCCTGAGTCAGGGTGAGAAGTTgctctacaccagtggttcccaaactttaatATAGAGCattatgatggaatgaatgagtgataacacagatttaaaaaaaattgtaaataagtagaatgaaacagtatttagtggctcctgaatagatttattttctatagtttttatcatttcgtGTCATCTCCCCCCTAGTGTGGGACCATttacatcattattataattataaattttaactaaaaatgaacattataaaaccccatatttatttgttaatttttcaatttctcTCTCTTATTTTTCGTTAGAAAAGCAGTTCCTATTTTagcatttggaattttgagtttaagaaaaatgtgagcGGCAGAGTGTATTACTTtaagttgttgttattttcatgtgaatgaagaaataaatgatgcaatttTTTCAGTAAGCTAGGCCTATGCATTTTCAACATAAATTTTAAATTCTGTTGGTTCATGAAGGACACCATGACAGGCTGCCGgctcccactgcctttttatttttattgaatgctacctctgactccgaatgcattattttgtacttttattattcttacttgaactttgtttttaattctgagTTGAAGAGcgataaacatatattgcaaagttaaggaattcatgtttttttttattttagatatgtaaatcaacatgtataaattacttttagtcaattaatgagATAATCTATAATCTAATCAGAAAAAATTAATCattagattaatcgatgcaactaaaaaataatcggtaatcgtttaaaaaaaaattatttatcccagccctaatcTCAActgatttgtttacattttttcaaaaaaatcataattcataaaaaataaaataattgtaggTAATGCACTTGCAACATTAATAATGGCCCTTTTCACACCTGGGGGAACTCCAGTGGGGGAGGCAGGGGGAGAGGAAGCTCTTTGGGCTGAGTGGAAGTCAGGATCACTGCATTTGAAACCAACTTGTCTGGAGACAAACTCACTCCTGGATCAGTGGCATTAATACCATTAATACAGTTCCAATCCAGGACATTAATAAACCTCCAAAAGCTGTACTGCAGTATTACCTGTATTGTTAGTGCTATGCCGCGCTGTGagtttctgccacttttctgATTTGGCGAGTTGATGGTTGACGCTGTGGTGCAGCTCCTCGCCGTCAGCAGTGATAAAAAGGTACACATAGACCAGCTGGTCCCCTTTATGCTCCTCTTTTGCCACAATCTGACATAAGGGCACAGTacggcatatatatatatatttcaagcTGCCTTTCATTTATGCATGCCCCAGCAGTAATTCCTACCTTCATGCTGCAGTTTTCAGCATCCTGCACAGCCTCCTTCAGATATAGAACAGCTTCTGGTGACCAGACTCCATCAGGGACCGTAAGGTCTGCCAGACGACATTTAGTGGCCTGAAAGAAAACAACAGTACACCCATGTGTGTTGTAGAACAGCAGATCACATTAAGCAAAATACTAAGTACAAACTTGTGGAGGTATGATGATGATATCTTTGCAGTAGAAAGGAGGAATCTCTCTGAGATCTGTGATTTCCACAGTGGCTGAAATGCCAAAGTCAATGAAGAGAATCTCAATGACTCTGTCGCTGTGTATGGTAATGATCTGAAAACAAAATCAGTAAACAGACAAACGGTATCATCTTGGTCCTAATACCTTAAATACAGAACTGTTCGTACCTCTGCTCTCGCCCACTTTCCTTTGTAACGGACCAAACAAAACTTGCCAGTGAAAGGTCTGGACACCAGGAACTCAGATGTATTCtacgggggaaaaaaaacaaagatcttAAAAAAGTtctctaattttttgaaaataaataattttaattgtactttAAGGAGAAAATTTTTTCAATTGGGGACCAAATGACCTGCCACTCGGggggggaaataaaaaaaaaaaaaaaaatgccttgattatgggcgtggctgcTGTAGCAGTATGACACGCCTACTCAGGCACTCAGGCAGCCAGTCAGTGCCAGCAGTGACAGACCGCTGCCTGCTCAACTCCTACATACAATACACAGCCCACAAGCAcacagcctcactccaacaccttcaccccccacatcaaagctacagtttcaccccagctgcctacagaggctctctcccctatcttccccccctcctacagagacacctttctccatcaaagagagagatgtgaatagacttttcaggagacaaaacccccgtaaggcttgtggaccggactctgtctctccttctaccttaaagcactgtgctgatcagctgtctccagtgttcacagacatttttaacacctcactggagacatgcaccgtaccagcctgttttaaggcctccaccatcgttcctgtccctaaaaagctgaggatcacaggacttaatgactacagacccatcgctctgacatctgtggtcatgaagtcctttgaacgcctcatgctctcccacatcaaggacatcaccgacccccacctggaccccctgcagtttgcctatagatccaacaggtccgtagacgatgctgtaaacctggctctccacttcatcctccagcacctggactccccaggctcctacgccaggatcctgtttgtggacttcagctctgcttttaatacaataatcccagctctccttcaggacaagctttcccagctgaacgtgccagactccacctgcaagtggatcacagacttcctgtctgacaggaagcagcacgtgaagctgggaaaaaccatctctgctccccggaccatcagcactggatctcctcagggctgtgttctttctcctctgctcttctccctgtacaccaacagctgcacctcctctcaccagtcggtcaaactcctgaagtttgcagacgacacgaccatcatcggtctcatcgctgatggagacgagtctgactacaggtgggagacagaccggctggtgtcctggtgcagccagaacaacctggagctcaatgctttaaagacagtggagatgatagcagacttcaggaagaacccagtccccctcacccccctcaccctgggagactctacagtgagctctgtagagtacttctgcttcctggggaccatcatcactcaggacctcaagtgggagctgaacatcagctcccttatcaaaaaagctcagcagaggatgtactttctgcggcagctgaagaagttcagtctgccaacaaagatgatggtgaacttctacagctccatcatccagtccatcctctgctcctccatcaccatttggtacgctgcagctacggccaaggacaaggccagactgcagcgtatcatccactctgcagagaaggtcatcggctgcaatctgccctccctccaggacctgtacgcctccaggattttgaggcgtgcaggaaagattgtggccgacccctcccaccccggtcataaactgtttcaatctctcccttctggtaggaggtttcggtccatcaggaccagaacctccagacacaaaaacagcttctttccctctgccaccatccacatgaacacaccccaagtcacccactgaacccccacccgatcaccacctccaccagcttgatatctgctgcactgtatatatatatatttatatttatcctatttatcctttattctctatctatcctttatttatccctcatcctttatatttatcattattattattattattgttgctgggttgttctttgttgttttgtttttatttctttttgttgtttgttttgtgcaccaaccaccaagtcaaattccttgtactgtccttaaaactgtacatggccaataaaacatttctgattctgattctgacaaaCAGTCCCTGCTCTACTCCCGCCATGAGCCTCAGAACACCGCGGCCTCACACACAAACCAGAAAGACACGCACACAGCAGCGAGAAGTACATGCATgttcacgcacgcacgcacacacacacacacacacacacacacacacacacacacacacacacacacacacacacacacacacacacacacacacacacacacacacacacacacacacacacacacacacacacacacacacacacacacacacacacagtttggtgaaccctctgattagaccataatctgctctttatagaagcactgagtcaaaaacatcaccgcaGGAACACACGGAGCATGGAGTTCCTcattgaggctgtcaatcacAGCTCACTGAGGGCtatgattggaggaaaccctcctccctactctcagcttttataggaggggcggggccaaaagTGACAGTTGGTGACgcaaaaaattcaaatattccgtctcagccaatagcaaaatgcaattgtaatagccggttCAACTCTTAGAGGCCcttaactctgacattttacaattaaatatgCAAAATCAAAACTTAACAGCTGTACACAGAGTGGTGGCTCTGGTGAGAATGAAGTACATGCATCCACGTAGGTTAACAACTTCCTAATTCGAGCTGGACAATTCAACTGAAAAGAACACACGTTATGAACTCTACCTGAGAGATGAACACTGCCTCTATGTTGTCAAGTGACTTTTGTAATCTTGCAATTCCTCTGGACGGCAGTTGGCAATGAATGATTCCATCATCACACACGTTTGTGACACCAACGTTGTGATAGATGATATTCACCTGGaggcaaaacaataaaataaaaagtaaaatctACAAACAGAAGGTTCTCATTGGGCCTGCTTGAACTTACACAGAGTGGGTTGTTCATCTGAGCGTCCTGCAGAGCCTTCAGACAGAATGAGTTGATGTTGATGTCGACATCCTTGGATGTGTCGTGCAGAATCGCTACAGGTGTCTCGTTTTGTTGGCAGGTCTTTAAATTTTCCATCAGGAGAATTCTTCCAACAGCCACTTTCTCCAAAGTGGAGAGCAGCAAAGGATGAGAGCTCACAGCTTCCAGTCCTGCAATGTGTTAAAAACAGGAAAGATTAAAGAGAGCAAAAGGTCACAATCACTCAATCATGTTTGTGGCTTGTTATTGGAGGATGGTGATTGGGTCATGAACCAGACAACTTGAGAACTACTGAACTTGGATACAATCAACCGGTGTAAGTGTTTGGTTTACCTGCAAGTCTAATGTTGGTTGCTTGAAAAGGCAGAAAAGCAAAGTCTTGATGGAGGTGAAAAAGATGAGCCGTACTGGTTTCCACAGAGAAGCCGTAGTCCAAGTAGTAAATCTAGGACACAGACAAGTAGTCTTATTCATGaaacattattataatttatatataatataaaagtgGCAAGATAAATAGTCATTGATCAAAGTATTGGCACCTCTGGAATTTcaccagaaaacacacaatttctTCCAGAAATTGTTATTGGTATACATGCGTATATTTCCTTcatgtgcattgaaaaaaaaacaaaaaaccagtttaaaaaaaagccgaaatttaaatactttaaacaAAATGGACCGCAAAATTATTTGGATAAATCACTTGATGTGATGATCGTTTAAACTTATCTGTGGCAAGTAACAAATCACACCTGAAGCCTGTTACAATGTGTAAAAGTTGACTCaacttttgtgttgtgtgtgtcacACCAAACATGGAAAAGAGAAAGAAGAGCCGAGAACTGTCTGAGGACTTGAGAAgcaaaattgtggaaaaatatgaacaatctTATGGTTATAAGACCATCTCCAGAGATTTTCTAGTTCCTTTGTCCACTGTGCGTAATATCATCAAGAAGTTTCTAACCCACGAACTGAGGCTAATGAGGATAAACATCCTCAGTCAACTTCCACACAAATTCAGGCCATCATGCAGACTCAGGGTGCACCTTTTATACAACAATATAAGTAGCTTCAGGTGTGATTTCTATATTGCAGGACCTGTTACTTTCCACAGGTGAGTTTAAACAAGCATCtcatgcataaaataaaattatttatgcACCGTTTTAAAAGGGTGCCAACAATTTTTGTCCGGTCCTTTTCAATTTTCTGTAAAGTGATGTAAATTTTGCgttttttcaaatcacaagaagaaaataaacaCGTGTATACGTATCAACATCTGTAATTGCAACAAATTCTGGGAGAAGTGGTGTATTTTCTGGAAAAATTACAGGAGTGCCAATACTTTTATCCATGaatgtagatttaaaaaaatatctaacaCTTTGTTGTTGACAAGAAAGCTCCAACTGAAAACCATACTACAAAATGAGcaaataccagaaaaaaatgtaatgcagAAATGAAGAATATTTAATTTTGGATACTACCTTGACCTTGTCAGCCTCTCCAACCTCAATGACTTGCCCTCTGGCCAGCTCCTCCTCGTCTTCCCCTATTACAGCCACCAACTGACCAAGAGTGGGATTGGACACCGTATTTTGCCGATTTTGACTGTAGAGGCTGTGCATCATGTCTTCCATTAGTTCCTGGGCATAGGAGTACTTCTCGCCGACATACCTACGAAAGGTGTTCATAAAACTGTGTTTTCATATTCGGAGATGATTCCTCAGCAGTGTTTGGATAGATTTCTTCCTTACCTGATTGTGAGCGCATTGCTGCTTTTGGCTTCAGTAACCAACACTGACGGGTACTGCTCTGAGGGGAAAACCAAAGGTGGAGGGATCACTGGACCCTGGACTTTCAGACCTGATGGCAGAGTGTGGCTTGAGCACTGACCCATACCCTGCTTATCATTCCATTCTGCCGTGTTCAAGTCATACAAAATGGCCTGGGAACAGTCAAGTATATCACAGTtagatttaatacaaaaaaatacaagcgATATATTTTGCTTtgtcagaaaaaacaaacactattgAAGTGTAAGcacaccctaaaaccactttttctgctgaatacatactgtatatgattaaGTATGAAGTAATATAGTTTATTGATACCAGTccaactcttcacattttatttatttattatttattttatttttaagtatgtaaatttagcatttttagttgtaaaatgtaaaagtgactGCCCTTTATGGGTTGAACACCGGCTATTGCAATTGAattttactattggctgagatttgATCAGCGATGTCTTTTTGGATTGGCCCCACCCCTCCTGTAAAAGATGGTGGGAGGGACtagtttcctcctctcacagcccttGAGTGAGCATTGATTGTGGGACCGAAAAGAGCTGTgagggcggggctgctgtgactggtgtATCTTAACAACTCTAGGAGCAACACCCATGATCTAGGGggaaattttttcaaaatttccccctagtggcaggtaaGCAAAAATTTGAGGGCGTAAgcctattctttttttttttttttttttaattctcctaTAACGTTCCTCATCTCACGCTTTTACCTTTTTCTTATTGTTGGGCATCGGGTACTCCACTGTGCAAATATCAAGCAGAAGAGACAAGTTATTGAGGATCTCTTCAGGGAATTGCATCTGATACGTGTCCATGAAAAGCTTTGGCAAAGCATGGGCCCAAATACCCTGACTGTACTTAGACAGAAGCTCCTCGAGTCTTTTTCGCAAATCAGCTGACAAGACAGTGGATGATTGGGAACCCAGCGAGTTAACAGAAACA
Encoded here:
- the tdrd7a gene encoding LOW QUALITY PROTEIN: tudor domain-containing protein 7A (The sequence of the model RefSeq protein was modified relative to this genomic sequence to represent the inferred CDS: deleted 2 bases in 2 codons); translation: MSDNEFTKKMLRSLLLSSKDGVSLSALQSEYRSLCGEFIPLRKLGFSSLEDYLKSISSVVCLRFHKGELRCFAVSNEDTAHIAELVARQKSIKKRGSAQVINCKMRAKPFNYYMFNVPLMRSSFSLRQPSGPIAYNWSVNRYRHGYRGCSATGDYRKFDQRLSPVTPVEERHPFPKATFTLCTPPHSQKVPSCTRDEVQKEFPAQEVTAQSNAAPGVNEVMMQSRITQLLQRYCKGLWLSKLPDIYNQMFGKELHPQALINLEKWTHICTLEKPQTTGRADRLIYPALPTSNSVNHKPNVHPSSPINSVPSSPSSPLQLSTHPLSTNSPRQKVSPNSPLDKPTFLFPPQPDTLLSSAAAQSPTDGSAPTFHLPPPSSDSNQLAQLLLLTLGSTKSGNTSPPVSVSQPNVSVNSLGSQSSTVLSADLRKRLEELLSKYSQGIWAHALPKLFMDTYQMQFPEEILNNLSLLLDICTVEYPMPNNKKKAILYDLNTAEWNDKQGMGQCSSHTLPSGLKVQGPVIPPPLVFPSEQYPSVLVTEAKSSNALTIRYVGEKYSYAQELMEDMMHSLYSQNRQNTVSNPTLGQLVAVIGEDEEELARGQVIEVGEADKVKIYYLDYGFSVETSTAHLFHLHQDFAFLPFQATNIRLAGLEAVSSHPLLLSTLEKVAVGRILLMENLKTCQQNETPVAILHDTSKDVDININSFCLKALQDAQMNNPLCVNIIYHNVGVTNVCDDGIIHCQLPSRGIARLQKSLDNIEAVFISQNTSEFLVSRPFTGKFCLVRYKGKWARAEIITIHSDRVIEILFIDFGISATVEITDLREIPPFYCKDIIIIPPQATKCRLADLTVPDGVWSPEAVLYLKEAVQDAENCSMKIVAKEEHKGDQLVYVYLFITADGEELHHSVNHQLAKSEKWQKLTARHSTNNTGNTAVQLLEVINVLDWNCINGINATDPGVSLSPDKLVSNAVILTSTQPKELPLPLPPPLEFPQNGQNLDVFVSVACHPGYFVLQRWDDLHKLVVLIGEMVLYYNQTGIASPSTPIKKGEIYAARVDRNWYRVQVKAVLSNGLASVYELDHGKHELSSALSYRPLIEEFRQLPFQAIAATTGRHLFCLLTGVKHCQWSERASMLFRNHVENRALVAQVEHVQELSEVSGDSWERRLTVYLVDTKVEDKDIWVHSIMADIEC